Below is a genomic region from Triticum dicoccoides isolate Atlit2015 ecotype Zavitan chromosome 5A, WEW_v2.0, whole genome shotgun sequence.
CCCTGTGGTAAGCGCATGGGGAAGCCAACTCTCACAACCGCGCCATGTCGTTGTGTAGGCGGCGGGCGACGCCCTGGTCTCCGTGCTTCGGCTACCTCAGCGGCTAACGAGCCCAGACATGGCTCGCGCGTCGATTGCTCTATCCTCTCCCCAGGTCTGTTGCTCTTGGATGGGCCTCTTGCATCGTCCCCCATGATGGATGGGCTCACGCCACTGCCGGTCGGCCCTCCCTCCCCCGACTTCTACAATCACTACATCGGTTGGATCCGGGCGACTCGCCTCTCGCTCAGTGCCAGCCCCAACGATGCCCGCCTCCCGGCATCTCCTGCAACCCCTCCCAACGTCATCACCTCAACCCGAGGTGATACTTGCCCGCAGCGTTGACCCATTGGAGCGAATGGGTTTCTACCTATTTTAGTAAATGGTTTTAACCCACTGATGGGCATTAGGTTTAGTTCCGCTTGGGTGTAAAGATTGAGTGGTTTGGTTTTGGTTGGGCCGATGAAAATATTGTATGGGTTTAGTTTCGGTTGGGCTGATACAAATATTCGTGCAGGTTCAGTTCAGTCATGGTGCAGTTTATAAACCATTCTCAGGTTAGGTCGCCGTTGGCTTTTCATGTGTTTGTCGGTGGTCCGGCCTCTCGTGTGCTTCTACTTGGGAGCTCCTAAGTGGCGCCAGGCGCCACTTGGAGGAACAGGCGCTAACGCGCCCCTactcatgggccggcccattagaagGTCAGCGCTCGATTACATGACTAATTTCCACCCAGTCGCTCGATTGGGGTTGACCAGATGACCGGTCAACCTTTGACTttgaaaaaaatatgaaatttttcgCAAAAAAGAATAAGTCCATGACTTCAAAATTTTCATGgattttgaaaataatttcaaacttaaaaaatagttcatgaattggaaaacaagttcattgaatttgaagaaaagttcacaaaAGTTGAATTTTTTaatatcgattttgaaaaaagtaaaTCATTTTTTGTAAAATGTTCATCGAATTTAGAAAAAGATAGAGaaccaatttgaaaaaagttccatTGATTTTAACGAAAGGTAGATCAAGtttgaaaaagaaaatcatcaattTTGCAAAAAATTCATCGAGTTGAAAAGGTTCACGCatttaagaaaagaaaaaaaataggaaaatgaaACAAAAGGAAACGTAGAGAACCCAAGTGAAAACacagaagaaaaaaaactaaaCAGAAATGACAATGGGTCTGCCCGTTACTAGACTTAGTGTATCATAGGGTGTGCGCGCGTGGTGGCTTAGTGGGACAAGGCGCACAAGATGCAAACCAATTTTTTTATACTGAACTTCTATACTTATTTTAAACTAAATGAACcatattaaaatattaattaatataGTGTTCTATTGCTTAGCCACATAACAATGTTTCCAAATATTGGTTATATTATTCATTGTTATACAGTTGTAATTTATATCATTGAATTTTTTTCTGCAAAATTTGAATTGTATGATGTACCAAAAAATCTGTTTCTTGTTTAAAATGGTATTGAAATTTATTTTTTTACTATTGCATAGTTTGTATAATGTGTATACatatatttgcatatctatgtgttTGTTTCCATATTGTTTAATATTATTGAATGGCATGGTAGAGATTTCTAAATCATATACACACTGACAAATTTCAATAGTGGTTTCTAATATATATTAGGCACCATATTCGTAGAAATTTCTAGCGCATATCAAATGTGATTTGAAAGTTGGGTTCAGTAATAGAGTCATCAAAGAATTAAAAATGTTGTTGATTGTACTTTTGTGTATGATTTGATTATATGACATGATCGTCTAGATTCACTTGGTTTGATTTGGTACTTATCCATTTCTCAAATGAAAAAAATTATGCATTGGTTTAAACATTGAAATCTAGTTATCAAAAAAATTCACTATGAAACTAAGACATCCACCGTAAAGAGAGATTAGCATATCTAAACTCAAGGTTAGTCAGATTGATTTGCCTTCACATGGTATGAATTGGTATTATATGGTGTGAACTTGCGCTCCTGCAAACCGAGGCTTATTTCTATATTTAATTTTTTAGATGTAATGTATAATTTTTGAATCCTGGTAAATGCCATATGTGTGGCACGAACGGATGGCAATTCCGAACGTTTTTTTAATCGCAAGCTTAGTGACGTGAGGATGACAATTTTAGTTGTCAAAGTATGACAACTTTCATACTTCAAAGGATGGCAACTTTATTTTTTGGGTTTGTATTATTTTGGATGGTAGCTTTAGTTGTAAAAAAGCCAGGGCCCGAGTGCTTCATACCACAcgtgtgacacttatcatttgagTAATTTTTTAGTGTTTATAtactacttcctctgttcctaaatataagtctgtttagagattccaatatggattatatacggagcaaaatgagtgaatctacactctaaaatatgtttatatatattcgtatgtagtttgtattgaaatTGCTCACATAATTGTGTATAGAAACCGAGGGAGTAGTATAATGTATAGTAGGCTGTCGCCCTTTTACCCGGCCTATACGCCAGCCCTATTTTCACAAGTAAAGTGGGCAAACTTCCTATGGCTTAgactttttttttttgagagtTGCATAGGAAAGGATGGACAATATTTTAGGTTCTTTTGCAAGATAAGACATTATGTAGGTGGCAGAACAATTTTAAGTAATTGCTCCCTTTTCTATATCCTCTTTGAACATGTTTTTTTGGGaaatttttgtttttgccactctaaatTTTGCTTATGTCACACtaaaatttgacatttcacttttgccactcttgcttttgacaatgtatcacaattgTCATTAACATGACGAGCCAACCACTTATATCATAGGAGAAAAACATTTTGCTAACCAAATAACATGGCCGAGCTAACCACTTATATGGCAATTTTAAAAACCGGATGATAACACGCACCGATACGCTGCCTTCATGGATAACACCTGCATCCGGTTTAAAAAAAAAACCTTTTCCTTTCCGAATTCCGGTCTAGTTTGCGGCTCTGACCCCAACTCGTCGTCGGCTTCGATCCGATCTACTTATAGTAGATCCCCCTAGTCCTCTCTCGTAACCTAGGAACACCGTGCGAGCACAGCTGTAGCTACGTGATACGCACGGAGAAGTACCGACCGAACGTGCTGCACAACAGCAACACGAGGGAGACGATCATGGACAGCGTGTTCGGCATGGTGGGCGGCGGCTTCGCGGTGGTGGCCGCCGGCACCTCCGCCGCGGGAAGAAGCGTCGTGTTCATCAACCCCGACAACGACAGGGTCACGAGCCTCGGCTCCAAACTGCTTCTCGGCGTGTCCGGCGTCCCCGGAGACTGGTACGTAATTCACCACGATCGACATCAATCAATTCTCGCGCTCCTTCGCCTGAGTCTTCCATCAGTCTTTGCGATCCTCGCCTGAGTCCTCCATGCTTTTGTGCTTCGCAGCCTGCGGTTAAGGGATGAGGTGAGGGCCAGCGCGAGCAAGATCCACAGCGCCGCCGCGGCTGCTGACGCCGCCCGGGAGGCGGTGATCGGCTGCGCTCAGTCCGCGAACGCGGTGATCGCCGGCTACGACAAGGTCGAGGGCCCGACGATGTACGCCGTTGGCGGCACTGCGCCGCCGGAGCGGGTGGAGCAGTACCGCGCCGCTGGGTGCGGGGCGGGCCTCTGCACGACGGTCATGGAGAACCACTACCGCCCCGGCATGACGGTGAAGGAGGCGGTGGCGCTCGTCGACAGGTGCATCAAGGAGGTCCGGCGGGTCGGGCTGGCTAGCTTCGTGATCATGGTCGTGGACAAGGATGGGGCCAGGGAGTACGCCAGGCGTATACTAAGGCCGAAGGCGGTGATAGAAATAAAATCCAGTCAGGGAACGCCTATTGTAAACTCGAATAATTAAAGTAGTAgtatatttttttcaaaatttatatACAAACTTGTTTGTAATTTGAAAATTTAAGTGGGTCTCATATACATGTTCTTTCTCCTACTCTTACCGGCTATCTCCGCCAGGTTTATCAAACCCTCTCTGGAGGCATTGTTTTGGCTTGACCGCCCCCTTGGGCACCAACACTAGCTCCGGTTTGTCGGCCCCGCCGGTGACGGCAGTGCGGCGTGGCGTGGTCTCTACATTGGAAGCACTGTCTGGGTGCTCGTGCGGTCTATAAGGTTGGTTGTAATGGGGGTATCATataatagtatcatgcatatgatactagtgtataataCTACCTCCTAGTGTATAGTATCATATATCAGTATCATGTAATATTCTATTTATTGTCAtgtatgacacaaagtagcatagcatttattatgatacggtattatAATATGATACTTCATCAttttttcttcatttaatgctatgacaccttatcaaaattgcttagttggcatgcatgatactagttatgatactatcattacgaccagcctaacAGTGGAAACTGGTGTTGGTTGCTTTGCTTCGGTGGGCTGGCAAAGCTTTGGGCTTGGTTGCATCCGGGGGTGCATGGCCGCCTTTGGGGCTTTAGCTACTGCCTCCTTTCATGTATATAGGCTCTAATGCATTTTTAGGGACTAACTTTGTTcacatgttagagcaataatatatgatatgcaaGTTACATAAAGCACACACCATCAAATTCGTACGTGGAaggagttttcaatgatataattttcacttaATATATTTCATATATTATTAATCTTATATCAATAGTCAAGGGCAACCTCAAAAAATGTATTAGACCCTATATatatatggaaggagggagtatgtacATCATTGCCGATACCTCTTGGCCGGCATCATCCTTAAGAGCATGTCTAGTAGAACCCTCAAATCCTCAAACCCTCACTAGCGTTTTAAGGGTCCAAAAATGGTCTTTTTGTGCACTTTTACGGGTTGAAAAATAGGGGCAAagattagaaccctcaaacccaacccttataaTGGAATATTCCCCATGAACGCCGTTGCCGTTGCGGGCATATGTCGAGCAGCTTGTGCACGATGGGCGGAGGGCAGTGGCCGGGGGgtgggaggcggaggcggagggcgCGAGGGCGGGAGGCGAAGGGCGCGGGAGCGGGCACGGGCCGGAGGGCGATGGCGGCGGGTCGAGGCGGAGGGCGCGGAGGCGGAGGGGCGCGGGAGGAGGAGAGGCCGGGGGCGGGAGGCGgaggcgtgataacccacaagtataggggatcgcaacagctttcgaggatagagtattcaacccaaatttattgattcgacacaaggggaaccaaagaatattctcaagtattagcagctgagttgtcaattcaaccacgcatggaaacttagtatctgcagcaaagtgtttagtagcaaagtaataggatagtggtggtagcggcaacaaaagtaaagacagcaaaaagtaatatttttggtattttgtagtgattgtaacagtagcaatggaaaagtaaataagcatataccagtatatggaaaactcgtaggcaccagatcagtgatggataattatgccgaatgcggttcatcatgtaacagtcataatatagggtgacacagagctagctccaattcatcaatgtgtaggcatgtattccgtatatagtcatgcgtgcttatggaaaagaacttgcatgatatctttcgtcctaccctcccgtggcagcggggtcctattagaaactaagggatattaaggcctccttttaatagagaaccggaacaaagcattagcacatagtgaatacatgaactcctcaaactatggtcatcaccaggagtggtcccgattattgtcacttcggggttgccggatcataacatatagtaggtgactatagacttgcaagataggatctagaactctcgtatattcatgaaaacataataggttcagatctgaaatcatggcactcgggccctagtgacaagcattaagcatagcaaagtcatagcaaaatcaatctcagaacatagtggatactagggatcaaaccctaacaaaactaacttgattacatgataaatctcatccaacccatcaccgtccagcaagcctacgatggaattactcacgcacggtggtgagcatcctgaaattggtgatggaggatggttgatgatgacgacggcgatgaattcccctctccgaagccccgaacggactccagatcagccctcccgagaagttttagggcttggcggcggctccgtatcgtaaaacgcgatgatttcttctctctggttttttctctccgaaagcaaatatatagagttggagttggcgtcggagggtctccagggggcccacgaggtagggggcgcgccctagggggaggggcgccccccaccctcgtgagaagggtgtgggccccctggtcttcatatttggcgaggattttttattatttttgctaagacctcccgtggagtttcaggtcattccgagaatatttgttttctgcacataaaacaacaccatggtaattctgctaaaaacaacgtcagtccaggttagttccattcaaatcatacaagatagagtccaaaataagggcaaaagtgtttagaaaagtagatacaacagagacgtatcaactcccccaagcttaaacccttgcttgtcctcaagcaattcagttaacaaactgaaagaaagaaagaaaaacttttagaaactctgtttgctcttgttgttgtaactatgtcaagccagcattcaagttttcagcatagatcataactaaccacatttgcaataattatcaggtctcacaattactcatattaatagcataatcaactagcaagtcataataataaatctcggatgacaacactttctcaaaataatcataatatgatataacaagatggtatctcgctagctcttcctgagaccgcaaaacataaatgcagagcacctttaaagatcaaggactgactagacattgtaattcatggtaaaagagatccaatcatagtcatacccaatataaattaacagtaatgaatgcaaatgatggctgcgctctccagctagtgctttttaataagagggtgatgactcaacataaaagtaaatggataggcccttcacagagggaagcagtgatttgtagaggtgccagagctcggttttgaaatagagataaattgtattttgagcggtatactttcattgtcaacgtaacaactaagagatgacgatattttccatgctaaacacattataggcggtttccaaacagaatggtaaagtttatactccccctccactaacaagcatcaatccatggcttgctcgaaacaacgagtgcctccaacatacatcaggtcccagggggagttttgtttgcaattaattttgatttagtttgcataaagcatgggactgggcatcccgatgaccagccattttctcgtgagtgaggagcgcagTCCactctcttgagaataacccgcctaacacggaatataaggacaacctttgttcatacatgagctattcgagcatacaaaacacaatgtttatttgaaggtttcgagtttgacacatgcaaatttacttggaacgacaggtagataccgcatataggaaggtatggtggactcatctggaataactttggggtttaagggattggatgcacaagcaatattcccgcttagtacaagtgaaggctagcaaaagactgggaagcgaccaactagaaagcgacaacagccatgtacatgcattaaaattaataaacattggatgcaagcatgagtaggatataattcaccatgaatataaatatcgtgaaggctatgttgattttgtttcaactacatgcgtgaacatgtgccaagtcaagtcacttaaatcattcaaaggaggataccacccaatcataccacatcataaccatcttaatagcatattgacacacaaggtaaatcattataactcatagctaatcaagcatggcacaaacaactatgatctctaattgtcattgcaaacatgtttattcataataaacagaatcaagaacgacgggctcatcatatttacaaaaacaaaagaggtcgagttcataccagtttttctcatctcagtcagtccatcatatatcatcataattgcctttcacttgcacgaccgaactgtgtgaataataataagagtgcacgtgcattggactaagctgaaatctgcgagcattcaataaagaggagaagacaaggcaatatgggctctttggttaattcaacaataatgcatataagagccacttcaacaatttagttatggtcttctcctaccgaccccaaagaaagaaaagaaataaaactatttacacggaaagctcccaacaagaaaaagaagaacgggaaatatttttgggttttctttttaattattactactacagcagaaaaataaactactgctaatcttttttgtttttcttaaggtttaacaagcacacaagaagaaagcaggaaaaagaaaataaattagcatggatattacaatgaaaaagtatgagcaccgacatctagtaatgagtgtgtgtgaacataaatgtaatgtcggtgagaaatacgtactccccaagcttagtcttttggcctaagttggtctatggccacggctggcctggcggatatccataataatagttgttggggtcgtactgtgatgaagaggaatagttgggatcatactatgatgaagaagaagactctgactgccactggctgacagtcatctctagatcccaagaataaacagattgtcgcggaggctcatcttgtggttcctgttctgactcctcgactggtgcagggttccggtaggcgtgaatagctgtCAACGGaataaggtacgtgcctacagtcaaatcaaacaaagaaggagcagacaaggtaatagtctcaggatgatattattaaagaacaattgatatctaagctcccctgccctatttttaacaataaaatcatgtgccaccatacttttatgatctagataaacacgggatagcactttttcttccttctcagcatgcctaataggtatgttaaaatgtgctgctaggcgtgtggcataaatgcctccaaagatggggcccttagtacggttcatatttaaccatctagcaataataccgcccaaactaaaagtggtatcactgtataaaccttggagcagaataattaaacCAGGGGTACTAAGGTCTCCagaatttccgcgtccaattaaacaatgactagcaaataatgcaaagtaatgcAAAAGagggaaatgtatgctagtgattcgtgcgtcggaaaccttcctggtttctcctatagtgatattatcaataaacccagccacatcaccatgatgtggttcttctgtcttgccctcaaaagggactaaacaaatccgacagaaatcataaagtgacatctccttaggctcatcatataaatgaaattccaccataggtggtgagttcctaggatgaaaataaaagttttgcataaaggtatttgtgagtaagagatactgatcgcattggtcgtggaggaaagcggtga
It encodes:
- the LOC119300190 gene encoding proteasome subunit beta type-2-B-like, encoding MDSVFGMVGGGFAVVAAGTSAAGRSVVFINPDNDRVTSLGSKLLLGVSGVPGDCLRLRDEVRASASKIHSAAAAADAAREAVIGCAQSANAVIAGYDKVEGPTMYAVGGTAPPERVEQYRAAGCGAGLCTTVMENHYRPGMTVKEAVALVDRCIKEVRRVGLASFVIMVVDKDGAREYARRILRPKAVIEIKSSQGTPIVNSNN